From a region of the Narcine bancroftii isolate sNarBan1 chromosome 5, sNarBan1.hap1, whole genome shotgun sequence genome:
- the LOC138764857 gene encoding zonadhesin-like, protein MGNSKSSVPDAPQKSSRSVILIQSPIELRGNLADESAPETPRPSTSTPESSCGDHESSTTSSINARGLRETMGKGSLTEFPTPDKISTGPDKEPAESDKVPTAAVRDPAEPDKIPAEASKVPTVLDEVPTDPNKLPGESDQVPRKILDRIPAEPGEFITKPGKIPTESGEAPAKADKVPSELGEIPIRPVEIPTEPGKIPTKPGKIPAEPGNGPTKADKIPAEPGEISSKSVKISGEPAEDLAKSDKIPAEPGEISSKLVKIPEEPAEVLTKADKIPAELREVPTTADKIPAEPREVPTKPGKILAEPAEVPVKMDEAPAEPGEFTAKPDTIPKEPAILPATLDKFSAEQDKVFAEPTKLLGESPTATEEIPGSAENSPRTPKKLLGSPVESSTKSERLSESPDKSPKTPEKLLGSPETPITPGPLIETPEKSPTMPKKLPRSPEVSSTTPERPPGSPDKSPTTSENLPGSPEKSPTTPNKLLGSPETPTLTQQPLTKTPEKSPTTPKKLPGSPEESFITPERHLGGPGMLPTVLEKLFTALERHRRTPEEIPGIAEKLTTTPKELPGTPIKPERHHGMPEQLPEAAENLPGVQVPAALDVSIETGQYPIISNQVGSIPDQVHTGASQNSIESGQFSATPNKVFSGPYLAAESKVVSEEMSPSLSYATTSSSVTQLSSTKSLQMEGAIYIRDLGTGAGPHESSMTSAPNVLIPRANASSQIEDNFGGLVDGVPVAGRQLPSTTAKSPAVSSSAPFLSAPEAPPKSEHFDETLFKILFHTPTYVPDGMLASVPEEDHEYWGVLHFLGMQAARDLIRKRKDEEEKRLKKM, encoded by the coding sequence GAACTCAGGGGTAACCTTGCTGATGAGTCCGCTCCAGAAACCCCTCGACCTTCAACAAGTACGCCAGAATCCAGCTGCGGGGACCATGAGTCGTCAACCACTTCTTCGATTAATGCAAGGGGGCTCAGAGAGACAATGGGAAAAGGATCATTGACTGAATTCCCAACTCCAGATAAAATCTCCACAGGGCCAGACAAGGAGCCTGCAGAGTCAGACAAAGTCCCTACAGCTGCAGTCAGAGACCCTGCAGAACCAGACAAGATCCCAGCAGAAGCAAGCAAAGTCCCCACAGTATTGGATGAAGTCCCCACAGACCCAAATAAACTTCCCGGAGAGTCAGACCAAGTCCCCAGAAAAATCCTAGATAGAATCCCTGCAGAACCAGGAGAGTTCATCACAAAACCAGGCAAAATCCCCACAGAATCAGGAGAAGCCCCTGCTAAAGCAGATAAAGTCCCATCAGAATTGGGAGAAATTCCCATAAGACCAGTGGAAATCCCCACAGAACCAGGAAAGATTCCTACAAAACCAGGTAAAATTCCTGCAGAACCAGGCAATGGCCCCACTAAAGCAGATAAAATCCCTGCGGAACCAGGAGAAATTTCCTCAAAATCAGTCAAAATCTCTGGAGAACCAGCAGAGGATCTTGCTAAATCAGATAAAATCCCAGCAGAACCAGGAGAAATTTCCTCAAAACTAGTCAAAATCCCTGAAGAACCAGCAGAGGTCCTCACTAAAGCAGATAAAATCCCTGCAGAACTGAGAGAGGTCCCCACTACAGCAGATAAAATCCCTGCAGAACCGAGAGAGGTGCCCACAAAACCAGGAAAAATCCTTGCAGAACCAGCAGAGGTCCCTGTTAAAATGGATGAAGCCCCTGCAGAACCAGGAGAGTTCACTGCAAAACCAGACACAATCCCAAAAGAACCTGCAATATTGCCTGCAACACTGGACAAATTCTCTGCAGAACAAGACAAAGTCTTTGCAGAACCAACAAAACTTCTTGGAGAATCTCcaacagcaacagaggaaatccCTGGATCTGCTGAGAATTCCCCCAGAACTCCAAAGAAACTCCTTGGATCTCCTGTGGAATCTTCCACCAAATCAGAGAGACTTTCTGAATCTCCTGACAAATCCCCCAAAACTCCAGAGAAACTCCTTGGATCTCCTGAGACACCTATAACTCCAGGGCCACTCATTGAAACTCCTGAGAAATCCCCCACAATGCCAAAGAAGCTCCCCAGATCTCCTGAAGTATCTTCCACCACACCAGAAAGACCCCCTGGATCTCCTGACAAATCCCCCACAACTTCAGAAAATCTCCCTGGATCTCCTGAGAAATCCCCCACAACTCCAAATAAACTCCTTGGATCTCCTGAGACACCTACTCTAACTCAACAGCCACTCACCAAGACTCCTGAAAAATCCCCCACAACTCCAAAGAAACTCCCTGGATCTCCAGAGGAAtctttcataactccagagagaCACCTTGGAGGGCCAGGGATGCTCCCCACGGTGTTAGAGAAACTTTTCACAGCACTGGAGAGACACCGCAGAACACCAGAAGAAATCCCTGGAATAGCAGAGAAACTTACCACAACACCAAAAGAACTTCCTGGAACACCAATCAAACCGGAGAGACACCATGGAATGCCAGAGCAACTCCCTGAAGCAGCAGAAAATCTCCCTGGAGTCCAGGTCCCCGCAGCTCTGGATGTTTCCATTGAAACTGGTCAGTATCCCATCATTTCAAACCAAGTTGGCTCAATACCAGACCAGGTCCACACAGGAGCAAGCCAGAACAGCATTGAATCAGGCCAATTTTCTGCAACCCCAAACAAGGTCTTCTCTGGACCATACTTAGCAGCTGAATCCAAAGTAGTGAGTGAAGAAATGTCTCCTTCACTTTCATATGCGACCACCTCTAGTTCTGTCACCCAATTGTCATCTACAAAGTCCCTACAAATGGAGGGAGCTATTTACATCCGGGACCTGGGTACAGGAGCTGGACCACATGAAAGTTCAATGACCTCAGCACCAAATGTTCTCATCCCCAGAGCAAACGCATCTTCACAGATAGAGGATAACTTTGGAGGGTTAGTTGATGGGGTGCCTGTGGCAGGACGACAACTCCCTTCAACCACAGCAAAGAGCCCAGCAGTCTCCAGCTCTGCTCCCTTCCTGTCTGCCCCTGAGGCGCCACCCAAATCTGAGCATTTCGATGAGACCCTTTTCAAAATCCTCTTCCACACTCCAACGTACGTGCCAGATGGGATGCTGGCCAGCGTACCCGAGGAGGACCACGAGTACTGGGGGGTGCTGCACTTCCTCGGTATGCAAGCTGCTCGAGATCTGATCAGGAAGCGGAAGGATGAAGAAGAGAAGAGGCTGAAGAAAATGTGA